The proteins below come from a single Nitrosospira sp. Is2 genomic window:
- a CDS encoding VOC family protein yields MIKPPYYHIGILVLNHEEAIEHYANLLDVTFTEPTDTVLCIENPLTQQTENLKVVAAYSRTRPPYLELIQAGGNGIFSEKNAGQILYFGIWESDLEGRIKKLKEQGTGIDALIRPACGKPPTAVITAPDKMGIRMEYLSTSLRLATEAWVITGKYPL; encoded by the coding sequence ATGATAAAGCCCCCCTACTACCATATTGGAATACTCGTCCTTAATCATGAAGAAGCTATCGAGCACTACGCGAATTTGCTGGATGTCACATTTACGGAGCCGACGGATACCGTATTGTGCATCGAAAATCCGTTAACGCAACAAACTGAAAACCTCAAGGTGGTCGCTGCGTATTCAAGGACCCGTCCGCCTTATCTGGAATTGATTCAGGCAGGGGGAAACGGCATATTTTCTGAAAAAAATGCCGGGCAGATTCTCTACTTCGGGATTTGGGAGTCAGACCTGGAAGGCAGGATCAAAAAGCTGAAGGAGCAAGGGACCGGCATAGATGCGCTAATACGACCGGCGTGTGGTAAACCGCCGACGGCTGTCATCACCGCCCCTGATAAGATGGGTATACGTATGGAATACTTGAGCACTTCGCTACGGCTTGCAACCGAAGCATGGGTTATCACGGGCAAGTATCCGCTTTAA
- a CDS encoding PEP-CTERM sorting domain-containing protein — protein MKIIRGFKVRGFILAAAFSAGLGFATSASAQQQPQSYLIDLNSKTVTELGTLGGNYSAALGINDAGRVVGWSLTAGPGNHAFITGPNGMGMRDLGTLGGSGTDSYALGINDAGHVAGWTDTVDGGTFHAFITGPDGMGMRDLGTLGGAHSIANGINDAGQVAGYSFTAGEVYYHAFITGPGGMGIRDLGTLGGAHSIAYGINDAGQVAGQSYTAGGTEHAFITGPDGMGMRDLGTLGGTSSGAHGINDAGQVAGRSTTTGHLFHTHAFITGPDGMGMRDLGTLGGTGSSVANGINDAGQVVGYSHTAGGDTHAFITGPNGAGMMDLNSLVDLPAGAILQTAYGINDTGQVVAVGTIPEPEIYALFLAGLALIGFVARRRKMGGEASSLGEACS, from the coding sequence ATGAAAATCATCCGTGGCTTCAAAGTCCGTGGCTTTATCCTCGCTGCAGCATTTTCTGCTGGTCTGGGTTTCGCCACCAGCGCCTCCGCACAACAACAACCACAGTCATACCTCATCGACCTCAACAGCAAGACAGTAACCGAACTTGGCACTTTAGGTGGTAATTACAGCGCGGCTTTAGGCATCAACGACGCCGGGCGGGTGGTGGGTTGGTCTCTCACGGCTGGACCCGGCAACCATGCTTTCATCACCGGCCCTAACGGGATGGGCATGAGAGACCTTGGCACCTTAGGTGGTAGTGGTACTGACAGCTATGCCCTGGGCATCAACGACGCCGGCCACGTGGCGGGTTGGACTGACACGGTTGATGGCGGCACCTTCCATGCTTTCATCACCGGCCCCGATGGGATGGGCATGAGAGACCTTGGCACTTTAGGCGGTGCTCACAGCATTGCTAATGGCATCAACGACGCCGGGCAGGTGGCGGGTTATTCTTTCACGGCTGGAGAGGTCTACTACCATGCTTTCATCACCGGCCCCGGTGGGATGGGCATTAGAGACCTTGGCACTTTAGGCGGTGCTCACAGCATTGCTTATGGCATCAACGACGCCGGGCAGGTGGCGGGTCAGTCTTACACGGCTGGAGGCACTGAACATGCTTTCATCACCGGCCCCGATGGGATGGGCATGAGAGACCTTGGCACTTTGGGCGGTACTTCCAGCGGTGCTCATGGCATTAACGACGCCGGGCAGGTGGCGGGTCGTTCTACCACGACTGGACACCTCTTCCATACACATGCTTTCATCACCGGCCCCGATGGGATGGGCATGAGAGACCTTGGCACTTTGGGCGGTACTGGCAGCAGTGTTGCAAATGGCATCAACGACGCGGGGCAGGTGGTTGGTTATTCTCACACGGCTGGAGGCGACACCCATGCTTTCATCACCGGCCCTAACGGGGCAGGCATGATGGATCTCAATTCGCTGGTCGATCTGCCGGCTGGAGCGATTCTACAAACAGCCTACGGCATCAATGATACTGGGCAAGTGGTAGCCGTTGGAACCATCCCGGAACCGGAGATCTATGCGCTCTTTCTTGCAGGCCTGGCCCTGATCGGATTTGTGGCGCGGCGAAGGAAGATGGGTGGGGAAGCTTCTAGCCTGGGGGAGGCCTGTAGTTGA
- a CDS encoding multicopper oxidase, with protein MVSRRTFLKYTGSTMLTLFGFDKLSGISTAIAAIPGGTLDPNLIKKFKTPLFTLPAMPKAGKIKLKGGKVADYYEISIKQFSQQILPTGSPATTVWGYGPVHSVEEKALVYHAPSLTIEANWDVPVIVKWTNDLKDQATGDYLPHLLPVDPTLHWANPPGGKAGRDSRPSFAATPRGYQGPVPIVTHVHGMAGVPDHSDGYAEAWYLPAARNIPAEYAATGTWYGFFNEKANGSEPGWGRGSATFTYPNAQHASTLWYHDHTLGMTRVNVYTGPAGFYIIRGGPAGDDAVKDKATGGSAVLPGAAPKQKDKVPSTRALQEIPLVIQDRSFNADGSLFYPQTRAFFDGTTGPFIPESDISPLWTPEFFGNTMMVNGNTWPFHTVEQRRYRLRLLNGCNSRFLILDFSSIPGVEVWMIGSESSFLAAPVNMSTVNGNRILLAPSERADVIVDFAKVPVGRHVLRNVGPDEPFGGGEPGKDFPVAEPATTGQILEFRVVRAKAADHTTGPANLLLPPVEALPPAIVTRSLALLEEMSNRFEDAPAQTLLGTVADPGTAPAKAVKQMWMDPVTQNPAVGATEMWEFFNTTEDAHPMHIHAVSFELVNRQPIVVDEENGTVQMATDSQPLPPEPWELGRKDTIIAYPGQVTRVKMTFTTPGQYVWHCHILEHEDNEMMLPYRIGPVQPEQPGQP; from the coding sequence ATGGTTTCCCGACGTACATTCCTGAAGTACACCGGCAGTACGATGCTTACGCTGTTCGGCTTCGACAAGCTCAGCGGCATTTCTACAGCGATCGCGGCGATTCCGGGAGGCACGCTCGACCCGAACCTGATAAAGAAATTCAAGACACCCCTGTTTACGCTGCCGGCCATGCCGAAGGCGGGCAAAATCAAGCTCAAGGGCGGAAAGGTCGCCGATTATTACGAGATTTCCATCAAGCAGTTCTCCCAACAGATCCTGCCCACGGGGTCACCGGCCACCACCGTTTGGGGATACGGCCCAGTCCATTCCGTGGAGGAAAAGGCTCTCGTTTATCACGCCCCCTCGCTTACGATTGAAGCGAATTGGGACGTGCCGGTGATCGTGAAGTGGACCAATGACCTCAAGGACCAGGCGACAGGCGACTATCTGCCGCATCTGCTGCCTGTCGATCCTACGCTGCACTGGGCCAACCCGCCGGGTGGAAAGGCGGGACGCGACTCGCGACCAAGCTTTGCCGCCACTCCTCGCGGCTACCAGGGCCCCGTCCCCATCGTGACGCACGTGCACGGCATGGCCGGGGTTCCCGACCACAGCGACGGCTACGCAGAGGCGTGGTACCTTCCCGCGGCTCGCAATATCCCTGCGGAGTATGCCGCCACGGGAACCTGGTACGGGTTCTTCAACGAGAAAGCGAACGGCAGCGAGCCCGGTTGGGGCCGGGGAAGCGCGACCTTCACCTATCCCAATGCACAGCATGCTTCCACGCTCTGGTACCACGACCATACGCTCGGCATGACGCGGGTGAATGTCTATACCGGTCCGGCTGGTTTTTACATCATCCGCGGGGGCCCGGCGGGCGACGACGCGGTAAAAGACAAGGCCACGGGCGGCTCCGCAGTCCTCCCCGGCGCTGCGCCGAAACAAAAGGACAAGGTTCCCTCGACTAGGGCACTCCAGGAAATTCCGCTGGTGATCCAGGACCGGTCGTTCAACGCCGATGGTTCACTGTTTTATCCTCAGACCCGGGCTTTCTTCGACGGCACGACAGGCCCGTTCATTCCCGAGTCCGATATTTCCCCTCTCTGGACTCCAGAATTCTTCGGCAACACGATGATGGTGAATGGCAATACGTGGCCATTTCATACCGTAGAGCAGCGGCGCTATCGCTTGCGTCTGTTAAACGGCTGCAACTCCCGCTTCCTGATACTCGATTTCAGTAGCATTCCCGGCGTGGAGGTGTGGATGATCGGCAGCGAAAGCAGCTTCCTCGCTGCCCCCGTGAACATGTCGACAGTCAATGGCAACAGGATACTGCTGGCGCCATCCGAGCGGGCGGACGTCATCGTCGACTTTGCCAAAGTACCCGTAGGCCGACACGTTCTCAGAAACGTGGGGCCGGACGAGCCCTTTGGCGGTGGTGAGCCGGGCAAGGATTTTCCTGTCGCCGAACCCGCCACTACCGGTCAGATCCTGGAATTTCGCGTCGTCCGGGCAAAGGCGGCTGATCATACAACCGGGCCGGCGAACCTTTTGCTGCCCCCTGTCGAGGCACTCCCGCCAGCTATCGTGACACGTTCCCTGGCGTTGCTGGAAGAGATGTCCAACCGCTTCGAGGATGCCCCGGCCCAGACCCTGCTCGGCACCGTGGCCGACCCCGGCACCGCGCCGGCGAAGGCGGTAAAACAGATGTGGATGGACCCCGTCACCCAGAACCCGGCTGTGGGCGCGACCGAAATGTGGGAGTTTTTTAACACCACCGAGGATGCGCACCCGATGCATATCCACGCCGTGTCGTTTGAACTGGTCAATCGGCAACCGATCGTTGTCGACGAGGAAAATGGAACGGTACAGATGGCAACTGACTCCCAGCCCCTGCCGCCGGAGCCGTGGGAATTGGGCCGCAAGGACACCATCATTGCTTACCCCGGCCAGGTCACCCGGGTGAAGATGACCTTCACAACGCCGGGGCAGTACGTCTGGCATTGCCACATCCTTGAGCACGAGGACAATGAGATGATGCTCCCGTACCGTATCGGACCGGTTCAGCCAGAGCAGCCGGGGCAGCCATAG
- a CDS encoding toxin TcdB middle/N-terminal domain-containing protein, with product MAKESGVGENSRARFGGAAAVRSLGDSFQPNLAMGGGSYKIPIELPSGPSGLAPQLELVYDTGAGNGIFGLGWSLSLPFIERRRPRAFMAEGEPEYSLGGAMPLVKTDAGDFVPSVSQQLQRFALNGNAWHSRTLALVDLHFGSSAASRVEVSGGDLLRTQRWHVERMVFPGGREINIEYLRDGNQLYPRTIRWSVFRLEFIYQNRPDPWSQFDAGFEIRTSQRCVRIELHQDRLPDTLTRVVAFEYESAAYTRASLLRRVELTGLRRRNGAIETAALPPLTFAYTTFSPQARRIERFRSTVVPPPPLGEDVTLVDLGGTALPSALRLDAQGGTYWENRGDLTWGPPQPLRSLPAGIALSDPGVRFADMEGRGNADLVVGRDHGGGYYPNRPGEGFIRKRNVPLAPSFDLTEDDGHLLDLDGDRVSDFLTFRNGTPIAFFNRRGDSWSAPVVLADSGLPSLAGLSRRVRLADMNGDGQSDVVLLQSRQIQYWPYLGNGKWGAVRTMADTPDFGGALIERDIFIADVNSDGAADLIVVGNSEVRVYLNRAGEGYSEPIVLARTPRAGFDRVLLADMKGSGTAGLLFTSLAGQGGRAQYWFLDLLDGVKPHLLAGIDNGSGLVTEVQYSTSAFERTRDLTEGRRWTGYLPFVVPVVKQLRLHDQVTGELSVSEFRYHDGHFDGIAREYLGFAEVDSTRTNGPQEQPVRQRLYYHTRHTTALDPAFTAGRGQPHRTETLDPISGDLLQFEHSVWTAVQVAGTTSDVPAHLALETQRRSERLHLGTAYESEQADFTFDPVGNTLSETRHSVWRNSSDAEQVDQLRIETSYAVHPVHGLTNFRARMRKLDGNGALLKEIRFHYDGESFVGLPLGQVENGFKVRQSEVALTQREIDAAYAGAPPALLASLYRIETDPEFGTIYIRDIGRARVDAFGNEVETFDARGMNRSMILDAAAIHPVSFSEDGGAAREVQIDPIAQQVSRIEDLNGLDTITEFDALGNAIAVYKRGALPGLPTEQYEFVRNSVPNAVIQRVRVNANDAEPGYHKIDYLDGCGRRAQTKLLAEGGRWAVGKQELHSIQGKRLRVRDAYFSSQPEYDASPPEGIVISETHYDTRGRVARERLFNGRWTLHRYRRNRVEFFGPDAAAALALDPGTVPTRESVLDAGAQVRSIIERDGAARFEQRRDYDALRRLVRITDPLGNAVMEKVYDLWGNRILIAAADAGATTFIFDGGSHEVQRTDADGRVLLSPRDVRGRIIELRDGASQAVLERYEYDTGPGVNLQGRLARVSGDFGSVAYSYTAEGQATTITRTVNGVPGTFETRFEYNGQRQVTRVVYPDGGSVDYKHSASGMLQSIPDYIDAIDYGPTGLRERIRFANGLETRRRYTPGDYLIHEVSTEQAGGGHRYQHLAYELDAVGQALRVDDLSTVPGKVRLNQVYKYDSRNRLTHASGSVSGFDFTYEYDVVGNLLRNDEIDTRFEYRNGVGDSAGPNRLVRRLSSTNPEYEYDASGNLTRDPEMGTLHYDSRHRLMRVDRLDGSTVEYVYDHNDRRVLTRTARDGETHMRLEIEGLYLIDDGNASRVVFDEDRRLAVVPAAGDPLIHHFDRLGNVNVLSNGRTGAFVGHDEYTPYGRLFISMVIQPAFTFQGGRFSDGLELVLLGARHYRPALGRFLTIDPYLLINQDKIPPLLAAANLYIFAYCSPVNFTDPTGEIAPLVIAIIVAAIVGAIIGGIGAGVNGARTWDEWLLWIVGGAIGGVLTVLFWYGILIWAGVAAATAAIAAAVITLGVSILGLFTPLMDESDSGVAWAFSWAIKLIKSPVFTIIGLFVVAGLAISGKRVDFRRGALFVEVGAGTGGLTLGAIVYTQSGNFDSNGNVRDDVARHEAYHTREVAALGEWGFYVTYITFGSVFAWATGGEWNALDNRGCGNPFEKHAYTYYNPWVGGPSANEVSAGQC from the coding sequence ATGGCAAAGGAAAGTGGTGTCGGCGAAAACAGCCGCGCGCGCTTCGGCGGCGCGGCGGCGGTGCGCTCGCTGGGCGATTCATTCCAGCCGAACCTGGCGATGGGGGGCGGCAGCTACAAGATTCCGATTGAGTTGCCCTCCGGGCCCAGCGGACTTGCGCCTCAACTGGAGCTGGTCTACGACACCGGTGCCGGCAATGGTATTTTCGGGCTCGGCTGGTCCTTGTCGCTTCCCTTTATCGAGCGGCGCAGGCCGCGCGCCTTCATGGCGGAGGGCGAACCGGAATACAGCCTGGGCGGCGCAATGCCGCTGGTTAAAACCGATGCCGGCGATTTCGTGCCTTCCGTATCTCAGCAGTTGCAGCGCTTTGCGCTGAACGGAAACGCATGGCACAGCCGCACCCTCGCACTGGTCGATCTGCATTTCGGCAGCTCAGCCGCCTCGCGGGTGGAGGTCAGCGGCGGGGACTTGCTGCGGACACAGCGGTGGCATGTCGAACGCATGGTGTTTCCCGGTGGACGCGAGATCAACATCGAGTACCTGCGGGACGGGAACCAGCTTTATCCTCGCACTATCCGCTGGAGCGTATTCCGCCTGGAATTCATCTATCAAAACCGGCCCGATCCCTGGTCGCAATTCGACGCCGGTTTCGAAATACGCACCAGCCAGCGATGCGTGCGCATCGAACTGCACCAGGACCGCTTGCCCGACACGCTGACGCGGGTTGTCGCCTTTGAATACGAGAGCGCGGCATACACCCGCGCCTCTCTGCTGAGGCGGGTCGAACTCACTGGTCTGAGACGTCGCAACGGTGCCATCGAAACCGCGGCTCTACCGCCGCTCACCTTCGCCTATACCACCTTCAGCCCGCAGGCCCGCCGTATCGAACGCTTCCGCAGCACGGTGGTGCCGCCGCCGCCGCTGGGCGAGGATGTTACGCTGGTCGATCTGGGTGGGACCGCCCTGCCTTCCGCATTGCGACTCGACGCGCAAGGCGGCACGTATTGGGAAAACCGCGGCGACTTGACGTGGGGACCCCCACAGCCGTTGCGTTCCCTGCCGGCGGGGATCGCGCTATCCGATCCGGGCGTCCGTTTTGCGGACATGGAAGGGCGCGGCAATGCCGATCTGGTTGTCGGTCGCGATCATGGCGGCGGTTATTATCCCAATCGTCCGGGGGAAGGCTTTATCCGCAAAAGGAATGTGCCGCTGGCACCGAGCTTCGACCTGACCGAAGATGATGGCCACCTGCTTGATCTCGACGGCGACCGCGTCAGTGATTTCCTGACCTTCCGCAACGGCACGCCGATTGCCTTCTTCAACCGGCGGGGAGACTCATGGAGCGCCCCGGTGGTGCTTGCTGATAGCGGATTGCCGAGCCTTGCGGGGCTGAGCCGGCGTGTGCGTCTTGCCGACATGAACGGCGACGGACAAAGCGATGTCGTGCTGTTGCAGTCGCGGCAGATCCAGTACTGGCCATATCTTGGCAATGGTAAATGGGGTGCGGTGCGCACCATGGCGGACACCCCCGACTTCGGCGGGGCACTCATCGAACGCGATATATTTATTGCCGACGTCAACAGCGACGGCGCAGCTGATCTGATCGTGGTGGGCAATTCGGAAGTGCGCGTATATTTGAACCGTGCAGGAGAAGGCTATTCCGAACCCATTGTGCTCGCGCGCACACCGCGTGCCGGTTTCGACCGCGTGCTGCTGGCCGACATGAAAGGTTCGGGCACCGCGGGGTTGCTGTTTACTTCGCTAGCCGGGCAGGGCGGGCGCGCGCAGTACTGGTTTCTCGATCTGCTCGACGGAGTCAAGCCGCATCTGTTGGCGGGCATCGACAACGGCAGCGGATTGGTCACTGAAGTGCAATACAGCACCTCGGCGTTCGAGCGCACCCGCGACTTGACCGAAGGCCGGCGCTGGACCGGATATCTGCCGTTCGTAGTGCCCGTGGTCAAGCAGTTGCGCCTGCATGACCAGGTGACAGGTGAATTATCGGTCAGCGAATTCCGCTATCACGACGGCCATTTTGACGGCATCGCGCGCGAGTACCTGGGTTTTGCCGAGGTCGATTCCACCCGCACGAATGGTCCGCAAGAGCAGCCCGTCAGGCAACGGCTTTATTATCACACCCGCCACACTACCGCGCTCGACCCGGCATTTACTGCCGGCCGCGGCCAGCCCCATCGTACCGAAACCTTGGACCCCATCAGCGGCGATTTGCTGCAGTTCGAGCATTCAGTGTGGACCGCCGTTCAGGTGGCTGGAACAACATCGGATGTACCAGCGCATCTGGCGCTGGAAACCCAGCGTAGAAGCGAGCGCCTGCATCTGGGGACGGCCTACGAGAGCGAGCAGGCCGATTTCACCTTCGACCCGGTCGGCAATACCTTGAGCGAGACGCGGCATAGTGTGTGGAGGAACAGTAGCGACGCCGAACAGGTGGACCAGCTCCGGATTGAAACCAGCTATGCCGTTCACCCGGTGCACGGCCTTACCAATTTCCGCGCACGCATGCGCAAGCTCGACGGGAATGGCGCGCTATTGAAGGAAATCCGCTTTCACTACGACGGCGAATCATTCGTGGGTCTGCCGCTGGGCCAGGTGGAAAATGGTTTCAAAGTGCGCCAGAGCGAAGTCGCGCTTACCCAGCGCGAGATCGATGCGGCTTACGCGGGTGCGCCGCCCGCGCTACTGGCGAGCCTGTATCGCATTGAGACCGATCCCGAGTTCGGCACAATCTATATTCGCGATATCGGCCGGGCGCGCGTGGATGCTTTCGGGAACGAAGTGGAAACCTTCGACGCGCGGGGCATGAACCGCAGCATGATTCTGGATGCCGCCGCGATCCATCCGGTATCGTTCAGCGAAGACGGCGGCGCCGCGCGCGAGGTGCAAATCGATCCCATCGCCCAGCAGGTTTCGCGAATCGAAGATCTTAACGGGCTCGATACCATAACCGAGTTCGACGCGCTCGGTAACGCGATAGCGGTCTATAAGCGCGGCGCCCTGCCCGGTCTGCCAACCGAGCAATACGAGTTCGTACGCAATTCGGTGCCCAACGCGGTCATTCAGCGCGTTCGCGTCAACGCGAATGACGCCGAGCCGGGGTACCACAAGATCGATTATCTCGATGGATGCGGCCGACGCGCGCAGACGAAGCTGCTGGCCGAAGGCGGGCGCTGGGCGGTGGGCAAGCAGGAGCTTCACTCGATCCAGGGTAAACGCTTGCGCGTCCGGGACGCCTACTTTTCCTCGCAGCCTGAGTACGACGCTTCTCCGCCGGAAGGTATCGTGATCAGCGAAACGCATTACGATACGCGCGGCCGTGTGGCGCGCGAGCGGCTTTTCAACGGTCGCTGGACCTTGCATCGCTATCGGCGCAATCGCGTGGAATTCTTTGGCCCGGATGCGGCCGCCGCTCTGGCGCTCGATCCTGGTACCGTGCCCACTCGGGAAAGCGTCCTGGACGCCGGAGCCCAGGTGCGCTCCATCATTGAGCGCGACGGTGCAGCCCGCTTCGAGCAGCGGCGCGATTATGACGCGCTGCGGCGCTTGGTGCGTATCACCGACCCGCTCGGTAATGCCGTGATGGAAAAAGTGTATGACCTGTGGGGCAATCGCATCCTCATCGCGGCCGCCGATGCCGGCGCTACCACTTTCATATTCGACGGCGGGAGTCATGAAGTGCAGCGCACCGACGCGGATGGGCGGGTTTTGTTATCGCCGCGTGACGTGCGCGGCCGTATTATCGAACTGCGCGATGGCGCAAGCCAGGCTGTGCTGGAGCGCTACGAATACGACACAGGCCCCGGCGTCAATTTGCAAGGCCGGCTGGCGCGAGTCAGCGGAGATTTCGGTAGTGTTGCATACAGCTACACCGCCGAGGGGCAGGCAACTACCATAACCCGCACCGTAAACGGGGTGCCGGGCACGTTCGAGACCCGCTTCGAGTACAACGGGCAGCGCCAGGTTACACGCGTCGTCTATCCCGACGGCGGCAGCGTCGACTACAAGCATTCAGCATCGGGGATGTTGCAATCCATACCCGATTATATCGATGCAATCGACTATGGCCCGACCGGCTTGCGCGAGCGCATCAGGTTCGCCAATGGTCTGGAGACACGGCGCCGCTATACGCCGGGCGATTATCTGATCCACGAAGTGAGCACAGAGCAGGCCGGCGGCGGCCATCGCTATCAGCATCTGGCATACGAACTGGATGCAGTGGGTCAGGCCCTGCGCGTCGATGACCTATCCACGGTCCCCGGAAAGGTGCGGCTCAACCAGGTCTATAAGTACGATTCGCGCAACCGGCTCACGCATGCGAGCGGCAGCGTCTCCGGGTTCGACTTCACGTACGAATACGACGTGGTTGGCAATCTGCTGCGCAATGATGAAATCGACACACGCTTTGAATACCGGAACGGCGTGGGCGACAGTGCCGGACCGAACCGGCTGGTGCGGCGCTTGAGTTCGACCAATCCGGAATACGAGTATGACGCCTCGGGAAACCTGACGCGAGACCCCGAAATGGGTACCCTGCATTATGACAGTCGCCACCGCCTCATGCGTGTGGACCGGCTCGATGGTTCGACCGTCGAATACGTGTACGATCACAACGACCGGCGCGTGCTGACACGCACCGCGCGGGACGGCGAGACGCACATGCGGTTGGAGATCGAAGGCCTATATCTGATCGACGACGGGAACGCGTCCCGCGTAGTGTTTGACGAAGACCGCCGGCTGGCGGTAGTGCCGGCGGCTGGCGATCCGCTGATTCACCATTTCGATCGTCTGGGCAATGTCAACGTGTTGTCCAATGGCCGTACTGGCGCTTTCGTTGGACACGACGAATATACGCCCTATGGCAGGCTCTTCATCTCCATGGTAATTCAGCCGGCCTTCACATTTCAGGGCGGGCGCTTTTCGGACGGGCTGGAACTGGTACTGCTGGGCGCTAGGCACTATCGGCCTGCGCTCGGCCGGTTTCTTACCATTGATCCCTACCTCCTTATCAACCAGGATAAAATCCCGCCGCTCCTTGCCGCAGCCAACCTCTATATATTTGCTTATTGCAGCCCGGTCAATTTTACAGACCCCACTGGCGAGATTGCGCCGCTGGTCATCGCCATCATTGTCGCGGCAATCGTCGGCGCCATAATTGGCGGGATAGGGGCTGGGGTCAACGGCGCGCGCACCTGGGATGAATGGTTGCTTTGGATTGTCGGGGGAGCGATAGGCGGGGTACTGACGGTCCTGTTCTGGTATGGAATCCTGATCTGGGCAGGCGTTGCCGCTGCCACGGCTGCAATCGCGGCGGCGGTAATTACCCTTGGCGTTTCGATTCTGGGCTTGTTCACCCCACTAATGGACGAATCCGACAGTGGGGTGGCTTGGGCATTCAGTTGGGCCATCAAGCTTATCAAATCGCCGGTATTCACTATCATCGGTCTGTTCGTGGTGGCGGGCCTTGCTATTTCCGGCAAGAGGGTCGATTTCCGCCGCGGCGCGCTGTTCGTGGAAGTCGGCGCGGGCACCGGGGGGTTGACGCTGGGTGCGATCGTTTATACCCAAAGCGGCAACTTCGACTCGAATGGAAACGTGCGCGACGATGTGGCAAGGCACGAGGCTTATCACACGCGCGAGGTTGCGGCCCTGGGGGAATGGGGATTTTATGTGACGTATATTACCTTCGGCTCCGTTTTTGCCTGGGCTACAGGCGGCGAATGGAACGCCCTCGACAACCGGGGATGCGGCAATCCGTTCGAAAAACATGCCTACACTTATTACAACCCATGGGTTGGCGGGCCAAGCGCGAACGAAGTTTCGGCGGGTCAATGCTGA
- a CDS encoding helix-turn-helix transcriptional regulator codes for MAKQPSHSLRYILAENVRNFRIAEGYSQEKLAELSGLHRTYIGSIERQERNVTLTTLETLASTLGVSVVHLLSPGAGHACSDDESKA; via the coding sequence ATGGCTAAGCAGCCAAGTCATTCTCTTCGCTACATTCTGGCAGAAAACGTAAGAAACTTTCGGATAGCCGAGGGCTATTCTCAAGAAAAATTGGCTGAATTAAGCGGGCTCCATCGCACTTATATCGGTTCAATTGAGCGGCAAGAGAGAAATGTCACACTAACGACCTTGGAAACGCTGGCTAGTACCTTGGGTGTCAGTGTTGTTCACCTGTTAAGCCCCGGCGCGGGTCATGCGTGTAGTGATGATGAAAGCAAGGCATGA
- a CDS encoding Mut7-C RNAse domain-containing protein, with the protein MVTATFRFYEELNEFLAPERRRHEFACSCARAATTKHMIEALGVPHTEVELVLVNGESVGFDRLVEHGDRVAVFPRFEMIDVTPVLRVREHPLRVTHFLADAHLGGLAHLLRMAGFDTLYDNNFQDSEIEIIAARDSRIVLTRDRELLKRRSITHGCFVHTLKPPQQLCEIFDRLDLAGSVRPFTLCLHCNAPLRPIEKAQALSRLPPSVRERFDHFSTCDLCQRVFWEGSHWHRMRAMLDTCIDQTSGQNTGDS; encoded by the coding sequence ATGGTCACCGCAACGTTTCGTTTTTACGAGGAGCTGAACGAGTTCCTGGCGCCAGAACGGCGCAGGCACGAGTTCGCCTGCTCTTGTGCTCGCGCAGCGACAACAAAGCACATGATCGAGGCACTGGGCGTGCCTCATACCGAGGTTGAATTGGTGCTGGTCAATGGCGAGTCGGTAGGGTTTGACCGCTTAGTGGAGCATGGCGACCGCGTGGCCGTCTTTCCCAGGTTCGAGATGATCGACGTTACCCCCGTGTTGAGGGTGCGTGAACACCCCTTGCGGGTAACGCATTTTCTCGCCGACGCTCACTTGGGCGGGCTTGCACACCTGTTGCGCATGGCCGGCTTTGACACCCTCTACGACAACAACTTTCAGGATAGCGAGATCGAAATAATCGCGGCGCGCGACAGTCGCATCGTACTCACGCGCGACCGGGAATTGCTCAAACGACGCTCGATCACCCACGGCTGCTTCGTCCATACATTAAAGCCCCCCCAACAGCTATGCGAAATATTCGACCGGCTGGATCTCGCGGGCAGTGTCCGGCCTTTCACCTTATGCCTGCATTGCAACGCTCCGTTGCGCCCGATTGAGAAGGCGCAAGCGCTGAGTCGTTTACCTCCTTCCGTACGCGAGCGCTTCGATCACTTCAGCACTTGCGACCTCTGTCAGCGCGTTTTCTGGGAAGGGTCGCATTGGCACCGCATGCGGGCGATGCTGGACACATGTATCGATCAAACATCCGGTCAAAATACAGGCGATAGTTAG